CCGCCACCCGGTTCGACGGTGACCTGCGCCCGCCCGGGGCCCCGCCCGTCAGGAGATGCGTCGGGAAGATCCGCGACCCCGTCCCAGTTAGTAGAAGTGTGAACAACACGAGTGAGGTCGAGGTGGTCGTCATAGGCGCCGGTCAGGCCGGTCTGGCAGGCGCCTATCACCTGCGGCGGTCCGGTTTCGAGCCGGACCGCGACTTCGTCGTGCTGGACCACTCCCCCGGCCCCGGGGGCGCCTGGCAGTTCCGCTGGCCCTCGCTGACGTACGGCAAGGTGCACGGAATGCACGCCCTGCCGGGCATGGAGCTCACGGACGCGGACCCGGAGCGGCCGTCCGCCGAGGTGATCCGCGCCTACTTCGACCGCTACGAGCGGACCTTCGACCTGCGGGTCAGGCGCCCGGTGCACGTACGGGCCGTACGTGAGGGCTCCGGCGGGCGACTGCTCGTGGAGACCTCGGACGGTGTGTGGTCGACCCGGGCTCTGATCAACGCGACCGGCACCTGGGACCGGCCGTTCTGGCCGCGCTACCCGGGCCAGGAGACCTTCCGGGGGCGGCAGTTGCACACCGCGCAGTACGCCGGGCCCGGGGAGTTCACCGGGCAGCGTGTCGTGGTCGTGGGCGGCGGCGCCTCGGGCACCCAGCATCTGCTGGAGATCGCCTCGTACGCGGCGTCCACCACCTGGGTCACGCGGCGCCCGCCGGTCTTCCGCGAGGGCCCCTTCGACGAGGACGCCGGCCGCGCGGCGGTGGCACTGGTCGAGGAACGGGTACGGCAGGGCCTGCCGCCCCGCAGCGTCGTCTCGGTCACCGGGCTGCCGCTCAACGACGCGATCCGGCAGGGCATCGAGGACGGGGTGCTCGACCGGCAGCCGATGTTCGACCGCGTCACGCCCACGGGGGTGGACTGGGAGGACGGCCGGCACATCGACGCCGACGTCATCCTCTGGGCCACCGGCTTCCGCGCCGCCATCGACCACCTCGCGCCGCTGCGGCTGCGCGCCCCGGGCGGCGGCATCCGCATGGAAGGCACGCACGCGGCCGCGGACCCCCGCATCCATCTGGTCGGCTACGGACCGTCGGCCAGCACCATCGGGGCCAACCGCGCGGGCCGCGCGGCCGTGCGGGACATCCGGCGGTTGCTGGAGCGGGAACCGGCTGCGGCGTGAAACGCGCGGGGGCGGGCGGCGCCCATCAGGGCCTCAGCCCGCCGCCTTCGCCCCGCTCTCCTTCTTCTTCGCCTGCGCGTTGAACTCCGCGACGTTGCGCTGGTGTTCCTGGTAGTCCGCGGTGAAACGGGTGTCGCCCGGGCGGACCGTGACGAAGTACAGCCAGTTGCCCGGGGTCGGGTTGATGGCCGCGTGCATCGCCTCCTCGCCGGGGTTGGCGATGGGCGTGGGCGGCAGGCCCATGCGCTGGTACGAGTTGTAGGGGCTCTCGATCCGGGTGTCGCTCTCCGTCGTACGCAGGGTGGAGCGGTTGAGCGCGTAGTTGATGGTGGAGTCCATCTGCAGCGGCATGCCGCGCTCGAGGCGGTTGAAGATCACCCGGGCCACCTTGCCCATGTCGGCCCTGGTGGCCGCCTCCGCCTGGACGATGCTGGCGATGGTGACGGCCTGGTACACGTTCATGGCGTTGCGCTGCGCCCCGGCGGCGATGGGCGCGCCGTTGAACTTGTCGTTCGCCGTGTCGACCATCAACGCGAGGAGCTTGTCCGGCGTGACCTTCTCCTGGAGCGGATAGGTGGCCGGGAAGAGGTAGCCCTCCGGATTGCCCTCGGCGTCGTTCGGCAGTTTCAGGGCGGCCTTGTCCAGGGACTTCTTCGTGCTGCCGGCGGGCAGGGCGAGGGCCTTGTCGACGGCCGTGTACACCTGGCTCGCGCGCCACCCCTCGGGGACCGCCAGGGTCGTGGGCCGGCTCTCTTCCTCGGTCCCCAGGGTCAGCAGCGGCACCGCCACGGCGGTACCGACCACGACGGCTCCGGTCGCGACGAGGACGATGCGGCCCCTGCGCGTCAGTCGAATCGTGCTCCGTGGCGGAGTGTTCTTCTGCATGCGGGCACGGTAACCCGCATATCGTCACAAACCCGGCATATTTTCAGCTTGTCGGTTCCAGTTGAGCGTCCCGGCGTACCAGCGCCGCGTACCGGCCCCCCTCCTCCAGGAGCTCCTCGTGCGTGCCGCGTTCGACCGCGCGGCCCGAGTCGAGGACCACGATCTGGTCGGCGCCGCGCACGGTGGACAGCCGGTGGGCGATGGTGAGGGTGGTGCGGTTGGCCGACAGGGCGTCGATGGCGTCCTGGACGGCGGCCTCGGTCCGGGTGTCCAGTGCGCTGGTGGCCTCGTCGAGGATGAGCACCGGCGGGTCGCGCAGGATGGTGCGGGCGATGGCCAGGCGCTGCTTCTCCCCGCCGGAGAAGCGGTGGCCGCGCTCGCCTACGACGGTGTCGTAACCGTCGGGCAGCGCCGCGATGTGGTCGTGGATCTGGGCGGCCTTCGCCGCCTGGTGCAGTTCCTCGTCGGTGGCGTCGGGCTTGGCGAAGCGCAGGTTCTCGGCGACCGAGGCGTGGAAGAGGTACGTCTCCTGTGAGACGACGCCGACCGCGCGCGCCAGGGTGTCGAAGTCGAGGTCGCGGACGTCGGTCCCGTCGAGGGTGACGCGGCCGCCGGTGACGTCGTAGAGACGGGGCACCAGATAGCCCAGCGTGGACTTGCCGGCGCCGGTGGAGCCGACGAGGGCGAGGCTGCTGCCCGCGGGGACGGTGAGGTCGATGCCGTCGAGGACCGGGCCGCCCTTGCCGTCGTAGCCGAAGGAGACGTTCTCGAAGCGGACCTCTCCCTTGATGCGGTCGAGTCGCACGGGGTCGGGACGCTCGGTGATGTCGATCGGCAGGTCGAGGTATTCGAAGATGCGCTGGAAGAGGGCGAGGGAGGTCTGGATCTGCACACCGGTCGACAGCAGGCTCACGGCCGGGCGGAACAGGCCCTGCTGGAGCGAGACGAAGGCGACGATCGTGCCGATGGAGACCTCCGGGCCGCCCAGTTGCAGGGCCATGCCGGCGGTCCAGTAGATGACGGCGGGCAGGGCGGCCATGACGATCGTGATGACGGCCATGCGCCACCGGCCCGCCATGTTCGACCGCACCTCCAGGTCGACGAGTTCCTCGGACTCGTCGGAGAAGGACTTCGTCAGCGAGTCGGAGCGGCCCATCGTGCGGCCCAGCAGGATGCCGCTGACGGAGAGCGACTCGGTGACGGTGGCGGCCATGGCGGCCATCTGCTTCTGGCGCTGAGTGGTGATCTTGCGTCGTTCGTTGCCGACGCGGCGGCTGATCCACACGAACACCGGCAGCAACAGCAGGGAGACGACCGTCAGGCGCCAGTCGAGGGCGATCATCGCGACGATGGTGGCGACCACGCTGGTGACGTTGGAGACCAGGGAGGTCGCGGTGGAGGTGACGGTGGCCTGCATGCCGCCGATGTCGTTGGCGATGCGGGACTGCACCTCGCCCGTGCGCGTGCGCGTGAAGAAGGCGAGGGACATGCGCTGGAGCCGGCCGTAGACGGCGGTGCGCAGGTCGTGCATGACACGCTGGCCGACCGTCGTGGAGATCAGGGTCTGGAGGACTCCGAAGACGCTGGTGAGGACGGCGCTGAGGATCATGCCCAGGGCGAGGAGGCTGAGCAGGCCCGTGCGCCCCTCGGGGATCGCGACGTCGAGGATCTCCTTCAGCAGGAAGGGCGTGGCGACGGAGACCAGTGACGCGGCGCCGACCAGCAGGCCGACGACCGCGAGGCGGCCCCGGTAGGGGCGGAAGAGGCCGAGGATGCGGCGGACCTGCCGGGGCTGCTCCTTGGAGTCGGCCGGCGGGATCCACGGGGCTTCACGGTCGGGATGCATGGGCTCCTACGAGGGATGCGGCGGATCGGATCACAGCTCATTGTTACCTATACTCACAATGAACTGCATCCTGATATTGTTCCCATATGACCACGCCCGACCCCGACGGCCTGCTCGCCGAGCAGTTGCTGCGGCTCACCCGCCGGGTGCACCGCATCCAGAAACGCCATCTGGAGCACCGTGACCTCGGCATCACCCCGGCCCAGTCCCGGCTGCTGCGCACGCTGGCGCACTGGGGATCGCCGCCGCGCATGGCCGACCTGGCCGAGCGGCTCGAAGTGGTACCGCGAGCCGTGACGACGCTGGTCGACGGTCTCGAGGCGAGCGGCAAGGTGCGGCGGGTCCCGGACCCGGCGAACCGGCGGGTCATCCGCATCGAGCTCACGGACGACGGCCGCGGTGCGCTGCGCGAGCTGCGGGCGGCGCGCAGATCGGCCGCGGAGGAGATCCTCGCGCCGCTGACGGGGGATCAGCGGGAGGCGCTCGGGGGGTTGCTCGACACCCTGATCGACGGAACGCCGGCGGGGCCCTGCTGACGGACGGAACACATCAGTGGGCCGCGGCCTCCGCTCGTCCTGTCGATGCGGAGACCGCGGCCCACTGGGTTCCGGTCAACCGGCCTCGGGAGCGGGCTCCTTCAGCTCCTTCGGCTGCTGGGACAAAATACCCGGCGCCAAGGCCTCGGCGCCGGGCTCGCCGTCGGGGCCCTTCCCGCGCGTTGAGGACGAACTCGGTCGTCGTGGGGAGGTGACCGCCGCCCGTCGTCTCCTCGACCGCTGCGGCGTCGAGCGAGGAGGGGTCGACGTTCATGCCCCTGCCCGGGCCGACGACGTTGGCGGTGACGAGACCGATGATCAGGGCGGCCGTCGAGGCGATCTCGTGAGCATCCCCTGCACGGAGTCGGCCACCCGCGCAATGAGCACTAGGCCGCCAGGTCCGCCCTGTCGCCCATCACCACCACGGGACGCTGTCGCGGGTCGAGTGTGCGCAGGAGGTACCTCATCGCCTGCTCGGGCACGCTGACACAGGCGGAGGTGCCGCTGCCGTGGTCCATGTGCAGCCAGATCCCGCCACCCTTCGTCTGACCCTCGGGGCGGTTCCGGTCGTTCGGCGGGGTGCCCTTGACGCGGTTGTAGTCGATGGCGATGACGTAGTCGAAGTCGTGCCAGTGCGACGGGGCCCACGAGCGCGGGGCGGCGAAGGCCGCGGAGCGGGTGTACGGCAGTCCGGAGCCCGGGTCCGGCAGTACACCGCCCGCGTCGCTGAGGGTGAACACGCCCACGGGGCTGCGGTCGTCGTCCTCGTGGTGGTCTGTGGTCCAGCCCTTCTTGCCGTTGTGCCCGGCCCAGCCGCGCTCCCGCTGCCAGGTCGAGCCGTGCTTCGTGTAGAGGACGACCGTGGAGTCGGCGGAGTCCTTCCCGTCGCCGTAGGCCGCGACGACCTGGCGGGAGCCGGACGGGATCCGCCGCTGGAGCCGGTCGCCGACGCCGGGGACGCGCGTCGGGTCGGCCGTGTCCGCGTGGGTGCCCGCCGCCCGGTCCGCGGCTTGTGTCCCGCCACTGCCGTCCGCGCCGCCGCAGGCAGACAGAGCCGTCAGGAACGAGACGAGGACCGCCGTCGCGGCCACGGCTCGTCGTACGCCACCACTGTGCATCGCTCCATGGTCGCACCGCGTTCCGGCGACGGCGGGCCGAGGCCTGGAGAGTCGGCGGCGCACGGCGGGCGGCCGGTTCCGTTCGGTCGGCGGAAAACCTGTTGCCCGCCACCACGCGGCAGGGCGAACCTGTCACGGTTTGCTGCCTTCGGCCGGACCACACCCCTGACACGAGCCACTGGGACGTCATGCAGATTCAAGACCTTCCGTACCCCGACCCGGGCGTGCCGGACGCGCGTTCGGGGCCCCGATTCCTGTGGTGGCTCTTCCGCAATCAGCTGGGCGGTCAGCTCAAGTCGCTGGCCTGGGGGCTGCTGCACTTCGCCTCCGTCGCCGCCCTGCCCTTCTGTGTCGGGGTCGCCGTGCAGGCCGTCGTCGACCGCTCCGGCACCGGACTCGCCCTGGCGGGGGGTCTGCTGGCGCTGGCCTGCGCCGGCAACGCGGTCGGCGACACCTTCCTGCACCGCACCGCGATCACCAACTGGATCACGGCAGCCGCCCGCGTCCAGCAACTGCTCGCCCGCAAGGCCGCCCATCTGGGCTCGGCGCTGACCCGGCGCGTCGCGGCCGGTGAGGTGGTGGCGGTGTCGACCGGTGACGTCGAGAAGATCGGCTGGTTCGTCGAGGCCCTGTCCCGCTTCACCGCGGCCCTGGTCACGATCGTGCTGGTCTGCGTGGGCCTGCTCGTCTACCAGCCGGCACTCGGCGTGGTCGTCGCCGTGGGGCTGCCCGCGCTGGCGCTCGCCGTGCTGCCGTTGCTGCCCCGCGCCACCCGCCGTGCCGACACCCAGCGCGAGAAGGCCGGGCGCGCCACCGAACTCGCCTCGGACACCGTCGCCGGCCTGCGTGTGCTGCGCGGCATCGGCGGCGAGGAGTTGTTCCTCGACCGCTACCGCAGCGTCTCCCAGGAGGTCCGCCACGCGGCCGTGCGCAGCGCCCGGATGTGGTCCCTGATCTCCGCCATCCAGGTCCTGCTGCCGGGACTGCTGCTCATCGCGGTCGTCTGGTACGGCGTCGGGCTGGCGCGCGAGGGCCGGATCACCGTCGGCGAACTGGTCACCGTCTACAGCTCGGTCATGGTCCTCACCTACCCGCTGCGGCACTTCGAGGAGATCGCCATGGCGTACTCCTTCTCCCGGCCCTCCGCCAAGCGGGCCGCGGGAGTGCTGTCGCTGCAACGGGCCACCGACACCGCCGGATCGCGCGCGGCCGACGTCCCCTCCGGCGACCTGTACGACCCGCAAACCGGGCTGCTCGCGCCCGCCGGACGGCTCACGGCGGTGGTGTGCGGTGACCCGGACGCGGCGGGCCTGCTGGCGGAACGGCTGGGCGGACACCCGTCCCAGGAGGGCACCTCGGTGCTGCTGGGCGGAGTGCCGCTCGACGAACTGCCGTTGAACAGCGCCCGTACGGCCGTCCTCGTCCAGGACAAGGACCCGGTGCTGTTGTCCGGCACGCTCCGCGACCTGCTCGACGTACCCGCGTCGGGCGTCGTCCGGCCGGAAGCGGCGCTGGCGGCCGCGCAGTGCGACGACGTGCTGGCGGCACTGGTGCAGGGCTCACTGGACGCCGGCGACCCCATGGACGCCCGGATCACCGAGCGCGGCCGGTCCCTGTCCGGCGGTCAGCGCCAGCGGCTCGCGCTCGCCCGCTCGCTGATCACCGACCCGGAGGCGCTCGTCCTGGACGAGCCGACCTCGGCCGTCGACTCGCACACCGAGGCACGGATCGCGCAGGGCGTGCGGGAGTTGCGCGCCGGGCGCACGACCGTGGTGTTCACCTCCTCACCGCTGCTGCTGGACCGCGCCGACCGGGTCGTGTTCCTGCACGACGGCGAGGCCGTGGCGGTCGGCGCCCACCGCGAACTGGTGCGGACCGAGCCCCGCTACCGGGCGGTGGTCACCCGCGAGACGGACGACGAGGCCGCGCTGAACGGTTCCGTCGCCCTGCACGACGTCCTGCAGGAACTGGAAGAGATCGAGGAGAAGGCATGATCGGCGTCGCGCCACCGGCCTACGACCCGGCGGCCCCGACGACGGCGAACACCCTGCCGATCGGGGCCCCCGAGACCGTCCGCGCCTACGTGGCCGAACTGCTGCGCCGGCACCGGCGGGCGTTCCTGCTGCTGGTCGCCGTCAACACGGCCGCCGTGATCGCCTCGATGGCCGGTCCCTGGCTGCTGGGCGGACTGGTGGAGCGGGTGTCCGACGGGGCGCGGGACCTGCGGCTGGAACTCACCGCCGGACTCTTCGTGGCCGCGCTGGCCGTCCAGGCCGTGTTCGTCCGTCAGGTACGGCTGCGCGGCGCGATACTGGGCGAGCGCATGCTGGCCGACCTGCGCGAGGACTTCCTCGTCCGGTCGGTCGGGCTGCCGCCCGGGGTGCTGGAGCGGGCCGGGACCGGCGACCTGCTGTCGCGCATCACCACGGACATCGACCGCCTCGGCAACGCCATGCGCGAGGCCGTGCCGCAGCTGTCGATCGGCGTGGTGTGGGTGTTCCTGCTGATGGGCGGGCTGGTGATCACGGCGCCGCCGCTGGCGCTCGCCGTGCTGCTCGCCCTGCCGCTGCTGATCGCCGGCTGCCGCTGGTACTTCCGGCGGGCGCCCTCGGCCTACCGTTCCGAGGCCGCCGGGTACGCCGCCGTGGCCGCCGCGCTCGCCGAGACGGTGGACGCCGGGCGCACCGTCGAGGCCCACCGCCTGGGCGAGCGCCGCGTCGCGCTGTCCGAGCGGCGGATCCGGGAGTGGACGGCCTGGGAGCGGTACACGCTCTGGCTGCGGTCGGTGCTCTTCCCGGTCATCAACATCACCCATGTGACCGTGCTCGCCTCGGTGCTGATCATCGGCGGTGTGTTCGCCCTGCACGGGTGGATCGACGTCGGTCAGCTGACGACCGGCGCGCTGATCGCCCAGATGCTGGTCGACCCGGTGGGCATGATCCTGCGCTGGTACGACGAGCTCCAGGTGGCGCAGGTGTCGCTGGCGCGGCTCGTCGGAGTCCGGGACATCGAGCCGGACGCCGGGGATCCGTCGGTGACCCCCGAAGGGCGCCATGTGCACGCCGACCGGGTGCACTTCGGCTACCTGGAGGGCGTGGACGTCCTGCGCAAGGTGTCGCTGGAGGTCTCCCCCGGCACCCGGCTGGCCCTGGTCGGCCCCTCGGGCGCGGGCAAGTCCACGCTGGGCCGGCTGCTCGCCGGGATCTACGCGCCCCGGGACGGCCGGATCACCCTGGGCAGCGCCGAGCTGTCCCGGATGCCCGCCGAACGCGTCCGCTCCCATGTGGCCCTGGTCAACCAGGAGCACCACGTCTTCGTGGGCTCCCTGCGCGACAACCTGCGGCTCGCGCGGACCGGTGCCGTCGACGCCGAGCTGTGGGCGGCGCTGGGCGCGGTCGACGCGGACGGCTGGGCCCGTGCGCTGGAGGAGGGCCTGGACACCGGGGTGGGCTCGGGCGGTCTGGCGCTCACCCCGGCCCAGGCCCAGCAGATCGCGCTGGCCCGCCTGGTGCTGGCCGACCCGCACACGCTGGTCCTGGACGAGGCGACGTCCCTGCTCGACCCGCGCGCCGCCCGCAACCTGGAACGCTCGCTGGCCCGGGTTCTGGACGGCCGCACGGTCGTCGCCATCGCCCACCGGCTGCACACGGCCCACGACGCGGACGTCATCGCCGTCGTCGAGAGCGGCCGCATCAGTGAGCTGGGCAGCCATGAGGAGCTGGTCGCGGCGGACGGGGCGTATGCGGCGCTGTGGAGGTCGTGGCACGGCTGAGCACCCCGTGGCGCGGGAGGGCGCTCACGCCAGGGGGCGGGCCGTGTCCTTGGCGTTGCGCGGTCCCGAGCCGGGGTGGAAGGCTGGAATCAGGCACCGGCTCGGGGAACGCCCGGGAAGCAGTGGCCCGGGCGGCGTCTGTGCTCCGTGCGGCGGCGGCCCGGAGCGGTCCCGTGGATACGGGCCCGTCCCCACCCCCTGGAGGTACCCGTGAACAGCTCCGACGGCTGGGGAGACGACGTCTACCAGCCGGACCAAGACGAGCAGAGGGAGGACACGGGCCTGCTCGACGCCGAGGACACCCTGGAGAACGACGGCGTCGACGATCCCCTGGACCGGGGCTGGTCCCCTCCCGAGCGGCCCTGGGCCGTCGAGCACACCGGCGTGACGGCGGCCGAGCGGCAGCGGGGCGAGACGCTGGACCAGCGGCTCTCCGAAGAGCTGCCGGACGCCGCCGTCCCGGACGGTGACGGTCTCGGGGACTCCGAGGGCACCGACGGGGAACTTCTGGACAACGAGGTCGGCGCCGCGCGCGCCGGCCGGCTCGTGGCACCCGACGAGGGCGCCCACGAGGACGAGGAGGAGGCGCTGGTCGCCATCGACGTGGGCATCGACGGCGACGCCGCGTCGGCCGAGGAGGCCGCCGTGCACGTCGTCGACGAGGACACCCTGTCCGGCTGATCACACAACCGGCCCGAGCCGTTCGAGGAGCCTTCATGCAGCAGGACAAGCACCCCGACTACCACCCCGTCGTCTTCCGCGACCGCGCCGCCGGGTACGCGTTCCTCACCCGGTCCACCGCGACCAGCGACCAGACCATCGAATGGGACGACGGCGAGACCTACCCGGTCGTGGACGTGGAGATCTCCTCCGAGAGCCACCCCTTCTACACGGGCAAGGCCCGCACGGTGGACTCCGAGGGCCGGGTCGCCGCGTTCGAGCGGCGCTACGGCGGCGGCTGAGACCCGTCCCCGGCCGCGCTCAGATGACGTTGAGCGCCGCCGCGCAGCCCACCCCGCCCAGCAGCATGAACACCGGCATCAGCACCTTCAGCTCGACCCAGCTGCCCGCCCGGAACCGCATGACCTTGGGCGGCCCGATCGGATACCAGCGCTTGCGCCCGACCGGGATGGGCCACAGGATCGGGCAGCCGGACACGGTCAGCGCGTCCCCGATGTCGTGCACGATCGCGCCCAGCACCACCGGCAGACCCAGCCACAGATACTCCTGCCCCGGCGCCGCGAACAGCCAGTCCGCGCCCTTGCCCGGCTTGTCCAGGACCCCCGCGAGGATCCACGCCGTGGTCGCGGCCAGCAGCCACACCAGGACATCGCTGCTGGAGCCGCGCGCCGCTCGCCACAGCAGGCCCTCGATGGCCAGGACCAGGTGGACGAAGAGGACCGCGAGCACGCCCCAGCGGTCACCGGTGATCGCCACGACCGAGGTGCCCGCACCGATCAGGACCGCCCACAGCCAGGTGTGCGTCAGCGTGCGGTGCCCGCCGGAGCGGCGCGGGTCGCCCTGCTTCTTGGTGGCCTTGTAGACGGCGTACGACAGCTTGTCGACGATCTCGCACAGCCAGCGCGACAGTGGTCCGAAGGACCGCGAGATGGTGGCTGCCTTGTGGTCGAGATCCGGGGCGAGCGCGGCTCCGGCGCAGATCAGGGCGCCGACGAGGAGGACCGGCCAGGGCATCGGGTGCCCGGCCGCCGCGGCGGCCGCGCCGACGCCCAGCCAGGCGGCGGCTCCCGACAGTGAGTGTGCTGGTCCCATCATGACGCTGCCCGCCCCGTTTCTCGTGTGCCGCTGTCCAGTTGACCGGGCGCGCTGACGTCCCGTCGGCGCCCCAGCGTAGCGTTCGTGATCTTCGGGCCCGCAGCCGATTCCCGCATCGGGCATGGGGCCAGGCAAGATGGGGGCGTGACCCTCATCGATCAGCTGCCGCGGACCCCCGACCCCGATGCCTTGTACGAAGCCTTCGAGTCGTGGGCCGGCGAGCGGGGTCTCACGCTCTACCCCCACCAGGAGGAGGCGCTGATCGAGGTGGTCTCCGGCGCGAACGTGATCGTGTCGACGCCCACCGGCTCGGGCAAGAGCATGATCGCGGCGGGTGCGCACTTCGCCGCGCTGGCCCGGGACGAGGTCACCTTCTACACCGCCCCGATCAAGGCGCTGGTGTCGGAGAAGTTCTTCGAGCTGTGCAAGATCTTCGGCACCGAGAACGTCGGCATGCTCACCGGCGACGCGTCCGTCAACGCCGATGCCCCCGTCATCTGCTGCACCGCCGAGGTGCTCGCGTCGATCGCGCTGCGCGACGGCAGGCACGCGGACGTCGGCCAGGTCGTGATGGACGAGTTCCACTTCTACGCCGAGGGCGACCGCGGCTGGGCCTGGCAGATCCCGATCCTGGAGCTGCCGCAGGCGCAGTTCGTGCTGATGTCGGCGACGCTCGGCGACGTCTCCTTCTTCGAGAAGGACCTCACCCGCCGCACGGGCCGCCCGACCGCGGTGGTCCGCTCGGCGACCCGTCCGGTGCCGCTGTCCTACGAGTACCGGTACACCCCGCTCACCGAGACGCTCACCGACCTGCTGGCGGCGCGCCAGGCGCCCGTCTACATCGTGCACTTCACACAGGCGCAGGCCGTGGAGCGGGCGCAGGCGCTGATGAGCATCAACATGTGCTCGAAGGAGGAGAAGGAGCAGATCGCCGATCTGATCGGCAACTTCCGCTTCACCACCAAGTTCGGCCGCAACCTCTCCCGTTACGTCCGGCACGGCATCGGCGTGCACCACGCCGGCATGCTGCCCAAGTACCGCCGCCTGGTGGAGAAGCTCGCGCAGGCCGGTCTGCTGAAGGTCATCTGCGGCACGGACACGCTCGGCGTCGGTGTCAACGTCCCCATCCGCACCGTGCTGTTCACGGCCCTCACCAAGTACGACGGCACGCGTGTCCGCACCCTGCGGGCCCGGGAGTTCCACCAGATCGCCGGCCGGGCCGGGCGGGCCGGCTACGACACGGAGGGCTTCGTCGTCGCGCAGGCGCCGGAGCACGTCGTCGAGAACGAGAAGGCCCTCGCCAAGGCCGGCGACGACCCGAAGAAGCGCCGCAAGGTCGTCCGCAAGAAGGCCCCGGAGGGCTTCGTCGCCTGGTCGGAGCAGACCTTCGAGAAGCTCATCGGCTCCGAGCCGGAGCCGCTGACGTCCCGGTTCCGGGTGACGCACACGATGCTGCTGTCGGTGATCGCCCGCCCCGGCAACGCCTTCGAGGCGATGCGCCGCATGCTGGAGGACAACCACGAGCCGCGCAAGCAGCAGTTGCGGCACATCCGCCGGGCCATCGCGATCTACCGTTCCCTGCTGGACGGCGGCATCGTCGAGAAGCTGGACCAGCCGGACGCCGAGGGGCGCACCGTCCGTCTCACGGTCGACCTCCAGCAGGACTTCGCCCTCAACCAGCCGCTGTCCACGTTCGCGCTCGCCGCGTTCGAACTGCTCGACCCCGAGTCGCCGTCGTACGCCCTCGACATGGTGTCCGTGGTGGAGTCGACGCTGGACGACCCGCGGCAGATCCTCGCCGCCCAGCAGAACAAGGCGCGCGGAGAGGCCGTGGCCCAGATGAAGGCGGACGGGGTCGAGTACGAGGAGCGCATGGAGCGCCTCCAGGACATCACGTACCCCAAGCCCCTGGAAGAGCTGCTCTTCCACGCGTACAACACGTACCGTAAGAGCCACCCCTGGGTCGGCGACCATCCGCTGTCCCCCAAGTCGGTCATCCGCGACATGTACGAACGGGCGCTGTCCTTCACCGAGTTGGTGTCCCACTACGAGCTGGCCCGCACCGAGGGCATCGTGCTGCGCTACCTCGCCAGCGCCTACAAGGCCCTCGACCACACCGTCCCCGACGACCTCAAGTCCGAGGACCTCCAGGACCTGATCGCCTGGCTGGGCGAGATGGTGCGCCAGGTCGACTCCAGCCTGCTGGACGAGTGGGAGCAGCTGGCCAACCCGGCGGAGATGACCGCCGAGGAGGCCCAGGAGAAGGCCGACGAGGTCAAACCGGTCACCGCCAACGCGCGCGCCTTCCGCGTCCTGGTCCGCAACGCCATGTTCCGCCGCGTGGAACTGGCCGCCCTCGACCAGGTCGGTGAGCTGGGCGAGATGGACGGGGAGTCCGGCTGGGACGCCGACGCGTGGGGCGAGGCGATGGACAAGTACTGGGACGAGTACGAGGATCTCGGCACCGGACCCGACGCCCGCGGCCCCAAGCTGCTGCTCATCGAGGAGGAGCCGGAGAACGCCCTGTGGCGGGTCCGGCAGATCTTCCACGACCCGAACGGTGACCACGACTGGGGCATCAGCGCGGAGGTCGACCTCACGGCCTCGGACGCGGAGGGCCGCGCGGTCGTCCGCGTGACCGACGTCGGCCAGCTGTGACGGGCCGGGCAGCAGCGAGCACAGGAGAATCCCACTCATGACGACGAACCCGGCCGAGAGGCTCGTCGATCTGCTCGACCTGGAGCAGATCGAGGTCAACATCTTCCGCGGCCGCAGC
The Streptomyces tuirus genome window above contains:
- a CDS encoding metal-dependent hydrolase, whose product is MMGPAHSLSGAAAWLGVGAAAAAAGHPMPWPVLLVGALICAGAALAPDLDHKAATISRSFGPLSRWLCEIVDKLSYAVYKATKKQGDPRRSGGHRTLTHTWLWAVLIGAGTSVVAITGDRWGVLAVLFVHLVLAIEGLLWRAARGSSSDVLVWLLAATTAWILAGVLDKPGKGADWLFAAPGQEYLWLGLPVVLGAIVHDIGDALTVSGCPILWPIPVGRKRWYPIGPPKVMRFRAGSWVELKVLMPVFMLLGGVGCAAALNVI
- a CDS encoding ABC transporter ATP-binding protein produces the protein MQIQDLPYPDPGVPDARSGPRFLWWLFRNQLGGQLKSLAWGLLHFASVAALPFCVGVAVQAVVDRSGTGLALAGGLLALACAGNAVGDTFLHRTAITNWITAAARVQQLLARKAAHLGSALTRRVAAGEVVAVSTGDVEKIGWFVEALSRFTAALVTIVLVCVGLLVYQPALGVVVAVGLPALALAVLPLLPRATRRADTQREKAGRATELASDTVAGLRVLRGIGGEELFLDRYRSVSQEVRHAAVRSARMWSLISAIQVLLPGLLLIAVVWYGVGLAREGRITVGELVTVYSSVMVLTYPLRHFEEIAMAYSFSRPSAKRAAGVLSLQRATDTAGSRAADVPSGDLYDPQTGLLAPAGRLTAVVCGDPDAAGLLAERLGGHPSQEGTSVLLGGVPLDELPLNSARTAVLVQDKDPVLLSGTLRDLLDVPASGVVRPEAALAAAQCDDVLAALVQGSLDAGDPMDARITERGRSLSGGQRQRLALARSLITDPEALVLDEPTSAVDSHTEARIAQGVRELRAGRTTVVFTSSPLLLDRADRVVFLHDGEAVAVGAHRELVRTEPRYRAVVTRETDDEAALNGSVALHDVLQELEEIEEKA
- a CDS encoding type B 50S ribosomal protein L31, giving the protein MQQDKHPDYHPVVFRDRAAGYAFLTRSTATSDQTIEWDDGETYPVVDVEISSESHPFYTGKARTVDSEGRVAAFERRYGGG
- a CDS encoding ABC transporter ATP-binding protein; translated protein: MIGVAPPAYDPAAPTTANTLPIGAPETVRAYVAELLRRHRRAFLLLVAVNTAAVIASMAGPWLLGGLVERVSDGARDLRLELTAGLFVAALAVQAVFVRQVRLRGAILGERMLADLREDFLVRSVGLPPGVLERAGTGDLLSRITTDIDRLGNAMREAVPQLSIGVVWVFLLMGGLVITAPPLALAVLLALPLLIAGCRWYFRRAPSAYRSEAAGYAAVAAALAETVDAGRTVEAHRLGERRVALSERRIREWTAWERYTLWLRSVLFPVINITHVTVLASVLIIGGVFALHGWIDVGQLTTGALIAQMLVDPVGMILRWYDELQVAQVSLARLVGVRDIEPDAGDPSVTPEGRHVHADRVHFGYLEGVDVLRKVSLEVSPGTRLALVGPSGAGKSTLGRLLAGIYAPRDGRITLGSAELSRMPAERVRSHVALVNQEHHVFVGSLRDNLRLARTGAVDAELWAALGAVDADGWARALEEGLDTGVGSGGLALTPAQAQQIALARLVLADPHTLVLDEATSLLDPRAARNLERSLARVLDGRTVVAIAHRLHTAHDADVIAVVESGRISELGSHEELVAADGAYAALWRSWHG
- a CDS encoding DUF5709 domain-containing protein; its protein translation is MNSSDGWGDDVYQPDQDEQREDTGLLDAEDTLENDGVDDPLDRGWSPPERPWAVEHTGVTAAERQRGETLDQRLSEELPDAAVPDGDGLGDSEGTDGELLDNEVGAARAGRLVAPDEGAHEDEEEALVAIDVGIDGDAASAEEAAVHVVDEDTLSG